The Elusimicrobiota bacterium DNA segment GGATCAAGGAACTCCTGGCGCGACTGCGGGTGGCGCTGCGCCACGCGGAGCGTAAGCCCGGGGAATCCCCGAGCGTTTACGAGCATGAAGGATTGAAGGTGGATCTCGTCACCCGGCGCGTCTGGCTCCGCAAGAAGGAAATCCGACTCTCCCCGCTTCAATATGACCTCCTGGCCGTTCTGGTCCGCAATGCGGGCCGTGTCGTGAGTCACGGTCAACTCATGAAAAACGTCTGGGGCGAAGACCGCGACGTAACGCCCGAGGCGGTCCGCATCACGGTTCATGAACTCCGCCACAAGATCGAGACAGACCCGGTCAGGCCTCGCTCCCTCAAAACCGAGCCCGGCATTGGATATCGATTAGAAGAGTAGTCCCGCCCTAACAGAACCCTAACACATCGGCAATGGACCCCTTACGCGGGGTCCGCGTATCCTAGAAACATGGACATCATTTACGTTAGTCTGGCGCTTGGCTTGTTTGTTCTAACCGTCGGGCTTATTTGGCTGTGCGAAAAGTTGTAAGGAGACTCTCATGAACCCTGTTTACGTAATCGGAGGTGTGGTTTCGCTGGTGATTCTAATCTATCTCTTGATCGCGCTTCTGAAGCCGGAGATTTTCTAATGACTACGAACAACCTGGTTCAGTGCCTTATTTATCTCGCGGTTCTTTTGGTCTGCGTCAAACCGCTGGGCGCCTACATGGCCGCCATCTATGAGGGACGCTTCCCGCGTCTGGCCCGTGCGTTGGTCCCCGTGGAGCGGTGGATTTACCGCTTCTGTGGTGTGCGTACAGAGGATGAAATGGATTGTAAAACCTACTCCATCGCCATGCTGCTTTTCAACGGGCTGGGCTTCCTGGCTGTCTACGCGCTGCAGCGTTTCCAGACAATGCTTCCGTTGAATCCCATGAAGATGGGGGCTGTCACGCCGGACTCTTCCTTTAATACGGCCATCAGCTTTGTCACGAACACGAACTGGCAGGGCTACGGCGGCGAGACCACGATGAGTTACTGGACGCAGATGCTCGGGCTCACCGTTCAGAACTTTGTGTCGGCCGCGACCGGCATGGCGATCCTGGCGGCGTTCATCCGTGGTTTTTCCCGGCGCCAGGCGCAAACCATCGGCAATTTCTGGGTGGATCTGGTGCGAGCAACCTTGTATATCCTGTTGCCGTTTTCCGTGATTTTTACCTTATTTCTTGTCTGGCAGGGTGTGCCTCAGACGTTCCGGCCCAGCGTGACCGTTCCATTGCTCCAGCAAACGCCATCCCCCGCGGCTACTGGCGGGGGATCCATGGTCCGCCAGACGTCTGGCGGAGACATCCATTCGCAGGTGATCGCCGTGGGACCGGCCGCCTCTCAGATCGCGATCAAGCAGTTGGGCACCAACGGTGGAGGGTTTTTTAACGTCAACTCTGCGCATCCTTATGAGAATCCGACACCGGCGTCTAACTTCTTGGAAGTGCTGTCGATCCTCCTGATCGCGGCGGCTCTCTGCTACGCCTTCGGCGCCATGGTCCGGGATACACGCCAGGGCTGGGCGATTTTGGCGGCCATGCTCATTATTTTCATCCCGATGCTCTGGTTCTGCGTGGCTCAGGAGCAGGGCGGCAACCCCCTGCTGGCCAAACTGGGAGTGGATCAAACCGCGTCGGTGCTTCAGCCGGGGGGCAATATGGAAGGAAAGGAGTCACGGTTCGGTATCGTGAACTCCGCGATCTGGGCGACAGCGACCACCGCTGCCTCCAATGGTTCCGTGAACGCCATGCACGACTCCTTCACGCCGTTGGGGGCGATTGTCCCGATGGTGATGATGAAACTGGGCGAAGTGGTCTTCGGCGGAGTCGGCTCAGGACTCTACGGCATGCTCCTCTTTGCCGTCATCGCTGTTTTTATCGCCGGCCTGATGGTCGGCCGGACGCCGGAGTACCTTGGGAAGAAGATCGAATCCTATGAGATGAAAATGGCTTCCATCGGAATCCTCGTGCCGGGGGCCCTCGTCTTACTCGGAACAGCTCTCGCGGTCGTCTGCAAGGCGGGGTTGGCCGGGATTTTTAATCCGGGGCCGCACGGTTTCAGTGAAGTGCTGTATGCTTTTGCTTCAGCCGGCAACAACAACGGCAGCGCCTTTGCGGGGCTCGGTGCCAATACGCCGTTCTATAACGTCTGGTTGGGAGTGGCGATGTTCTTCTCCCGCTACTGGATCGCCATCCCGGTTCTGGCCATGGCCGGATCTCTGGCCAGGAAGAAAATCGTTCCACCCAGTTCAGGGACGTTGCCCACGCACACTCCGCTTTTTATCGTGTTTCTCGTAGCGACCGTGATTCTGGTCGGCGCTTTGACGTTTGTGCCCGCGCTCGCCCTCGGTCCGATCGTGGAACACCTGATGATGTGGTCATAAGGAGATTTTCATGAAAAGGCAAAGCCAATCCCGCTCGTTGTTTGATCCCGCTATCGTTCTTCCCGCGGCGAAGGACTCGCTCAAGAAACTAGACCCGCGCCACCAGCTCAAAAGTCCCGTCATGTTTGTGGTGGAAGTGGGCAGCGTGCTGACCACCGGCCTTTTCATCCAGGCGTTGGTAGGCCACGGAGAGGCTCCGGCGAGATTCATCCTGGCGGTCTCGATCTGGCTCTGGTTCACCGTGGTATTCGCCAATTTTTCCGAGGCCATGGCTGAAGGCCGCGGCAAAGCGCAGGCCGCGACGCTCCGGAAAGCCCGGCAGGACACGCCGGCGAAGAAACTAACCCTCACCCGCGGCTCCCCGCCAGACGTCCGGCGAGGCCTCGCCAGCAGTGTGGCGGGTCCCGTTGGTCGGCCCTGCCCCCTCCCCCCGGAGGGAGAGGGTTGGGGTGAGGGTCAGCACTATGATCTTGTATTCGCTTCCACCTTAAAGAAGGGGGACGTAGTACTGGTCGAGGCGGGAGATGTCATCCCGATGGACGGCGAAGTGATTGAAGGCGTAGCTTCGGTTAATGAAGCGGCGATCACCGGCGAATCCGCTCCGGTCATTCGGGAAAGCGGAGGGGACCGCAGCGCGGTCACGGGCGGGACCACCGTTCTGTCCGATTGGCTGGTGGTCCGGATCACGGTCAATCCCGGCGAAACCTTTCTCGACCGCATGATTGATATGGTTGAGGGCGCCAAAAGACAGAAAACCCCGAATGAGATCGCCCTCAGCATCCTGCTGGCCGGCATGACCATCATCTTCCTCCTGGCAACGGTGACCCTGCTGCCGTTTTCGATTTACAGCGTACACGCTGCGGGTCACGGAACACCGGTGACTGTCACGGTCCTGGTGGCGCTGCTTGTCTGCCTGATCCCGACCACGATTGGTGGGCTCCTGCCCGCGATCGGTATCGCCGGGATGGACCGCATGATCCAGGCCAATGTCATCGCCATGTCAGGCCGCGCGGTGGAAGCGGCCGGTGACGTGGATGTCCTTCTCTTGGATAAGACCGGAACGATTACCCTGGGGAACCGCCAGGCGGTGGCGTTTCTTCCTTCTGACAGTGTTGCCCCCGAAGCGCTTGCCGATGCCGCCCAGATCAGTTCGTTGTCCGATGAAACCCCGGAAGGTCGCAGCATCGTCGTGCTCGCAAAGGAAAAATACGGCATCCGGGGGCGCCAAGTGCATGAACTGGGAGCGAGCTTCATTCCTTTTACGGCCCAGACGCGCATGAGCGGGGTGGATCTGCAGGACGGCCGCCGGATTCGTAAAGGCGCGGCCGAGGCGATCGAGACGTACGTCGAGACGAACAACGGACGTTTCCCGCCGGAAGTCCGAACAACGGTGGAAACGATCGCCAAATCAGGAGGGACGCCTCTGGTCGTGGCTGACCGGAACAACGTGCTCGGGGTGATTCATCTCAAGGATATCGTGAAGGGCGGGATCAAGGAACGTTTCTCCGAACTGCGCCAGATGGGCATCAAAACGGTGATGATTACCGGGGACAACCCTCTCACCGCCGCCGCGATCGCGGCCGAAGCCGGCGTCGATGATTTCCTCGCGCAGGCGACCCCGGAGACCAAACTCAAGCTCATCCGGGAAACGCAGGCAGGCGGACGCCTGGTGGCCATGACCGGCGACGGCACCAACGATGCTCCGGCGCTGGCGCAGGCGGATGTGGCGGTCGCCATGAACACCGGAACGCAGGCGGCCAAGGAAGCCGGCAATATGGTGGATTTGGATTCCAATCCCACGAAACTGATTGAAATCGTGGAAATCGGCAAGCAGCTGCTCATTACGCGCGGCGCGCTGACCACGTTCAGCGTGGCCAACGATGTCTCCAAGTACTTTGCCATTATCCCGGCCGCGTTTGTGACCACGTATCCGGTGTTGGGAGCCTTGAACATCATGCACCTGGCCACCCCGGCGAGCGCGATTCTATCCGCCGTCATTTTCAACGCGATCATTATCGTCCTCCTGATTCCGCTCGCGTTGCGCGGTGTCCAGTACCGGGCCGTCGCCGCCAGCCGCCTGCTTCGAGATCATGCGCTGATTTACGGCGTCGGCGGAATCATCGCGCCATTTATCGGGATCAAATTGATCGACATGTTATTGGTTGCGATGCATTTGGCGTAATCGTAGGGGCGGGGCACTGTCCCCGCCCGCCATTGAAATGACATCTCGGCAGGCACGGTGGCCTGCCCCTACAAGGAAAAACAAAATGTACCTTGAACAATTAAAAATATCCGTTCGTACACTTGTTGTGCTTTCTGTGTTGACCGGAATTCTCTATCCGGTGGCCATTACCGGGGTATCCCAGATCCTGTTTCCACGCCAGGCCAACGGCAGCCTGATTCTGAAGGACGGCAAAGCCGTCGGATCGGAGCTGATCGGCCAGCCGTTCGACGACCCAAAGTTTTTCTGGGGCCGTCTTTCCGCGACGTCCCCGCTCTACAATGGAAGGGCTTCGTCAGGTTCCAATCTGGGGCCTTTAAATCCGGCGCTCACGAAAGCGGTTCAAGACCGTCTCTCTGCTCTGCACCAGGCCGATCCGGAAAACCGCGCGCGAGTCCCCGTAGATCTGGTGACGGCTTCCGGCAGCGGACTCGATCCGCATATCAGCCCGGCCGGCGCGCTGTATCAAGCGGGGCGCGTCGCCCGGAAACGAGGCCTTTCGGAGGATCAGGTGCGGGCGCTGATCAAGGCTCATACGCAGGACCGCTTCCTGGGGTTGATCGGCGAACCGGTGGTGAACGTGCTGGAACTCAATCTCGCGCTGGATGAGCTCAAGAAATAGTCGCATGATAGTGAGGAGTAAATAAATGTCGAATCGTCCTGATCCGGATCAATTGCTCAAGCGCGTCCAGGAAGAAGAAAAAGCTTCTTTCGCGGGCCAGCTTAAGCTGTTTTTCGGCGCCACCGCCGGGGTGGGCAAGACCTATGCCATGCTCGAGGCGGCGCGGCAGCGCAAAAAAGAAGGATGGGACGTGGTGGTCGGGATCGTTGAAACGCACGGCCGGACGGAAACCGAAGCGCTCCTCGATGGGCTTGAAATCCTTCCGCGAAAAGATATCGATTACAAAGGCGTCCGGCTCAAGGAGTTGGATATCGATGCCGCGTTGAAACGCCGGCCCACGCTGATTCTCGTCGATGAGCTTGCCCATGCCAACGCACCCGGCTCGCGTCACGCCAAACGGTGGCAGGATGTCGAGGAACTGCTGGACGCCGGCATCCATGTCTACACCACCCTGAATGTCCAGCATTGGGAAAGCCTGAACGACGTGGTCGCTCAGATCACGGGGGTGGCTGTCCGGGAAACCGTGCCGGATTCGTTCCTGCAGCGGACGCATGAGCTGGAGCTGGTAGATCTGGCTCCCGAGGACCTGCTCAAGCGGCTGAAGGAAGGAAAGGTCTACCGGGGCGAACAGGCTGACCGCGCGGCCGACAATTTTTTCCAGCCGGGCAACCTCATCGCGCTGCGCGAACTGGCATTGCGACACACCGCTGAGCGCGTCGATGAACAGATGCAGGCCTATCGGGAGCAGAATGCCGTCGAGGGTGTCTGGCCCGCTGGCGAGCGTCTGCTGGTCGGTGTCAGTCCAAGCCCCATGTCCGCCCGTCTCATCCGCGCCACGCGCCGGATGGCCACGCGCCTGCACGGGCAATGGACCGCGGTGCACGTTGAAACACCGGCCTTTTTCAGGCTTCCTCCTGAAGACCGGGCTCGCGTGATCAACAATCTCCGGCTGGCTGAGAGACTCGGCGCCGAGACCGTCACGCTCACCGGGGAGGATGTGACGGAAGAGCTTCTGGCCTATGCCCGCAAGCAGAATATCTCCCGAATTGTCATCGGTAAACCCGCCCGCTCCCGGTGGAAGGAATGGCTCTACGGCTCTATCGTGAACGAGCTGGCTCACCGGTGCGGCGATATTGATCTGCATGTCATCAGCGGCTTCGGATCGGATCTGGGCGCGCGCCGCGGAGCGCCCCAGGCAGAACAAATCTCCTGGCAGGGAATCAGCTGGGGAGCGGTCCTTGTGGCGCTGATCACGGCCCTCTTAGGGCCTTTGTCGCAGACGATCAATCTCGTCAATCTAGCCATGATTTATCTGCTGGGGGTCGCGGCGGTCGCCTACCGCTTCGGTCGTTTGCCGTCGTTTGTGGCGGCGCTCCTGAGCGTGCTGGCCTTTGACTTCTTTTTTGTCCCGCCGCGCCTGACATTCGCCGTATCGGACGCGCAGTATGTCGTGACGTTTGTCGTGATGTTTGCTGTGGGCATCCTGATCGGGACGTTGACCAGCCGTCTGCGCTTTCTGGCCGAGCAGATGCGCCGCCGCGAAGAGCGGACCAGGGTTCTGTATCAGCTCAGTCGGGAGTTGTCTGAAACCCCTGACCCGGGGCAGCTGCTCCAGGCCGCGTGCAGCCGTCTCAAGGAGTTTTATCGTCTCCCGGTTCTGATCGTGGTTCCGAGGGCGTCTGGATTGTTGGAGGTCGCGGCTGGAGACCCTGCGGAGTTCGGCTGGGATAGTCATGAGCAAAGTGTCGCCCAATGGGTCCATGAACACGCGCAGATCGCCGGAAGCGGGACCGAGACGCTGGCCGGCTCGAAAGGGCTTTATCTGCCCTTAAGAGGGATCCGCAAAATTGTCGGGGTTCTGGGGCTTCGGCCGGCTGATCCGGCGTCCCAGCAGGATCCCGAACAACTGCAGCTTCTGGAGACGTTTGCCTCTGAAATCGGCGGCGCGCTGGAAAGCACCCGGCTCACCGAACTCGCGGGCCGGGCCGAGATGCAGATGGATCTTCTGGCTCTGACCTCCGCGCAGGCAAAGTCCACAACTTCATTGGGGGATTACGTCAGTGAGGACCGCATCGTTCTCCTCTCTCCAGGGCAGTCGCGCGATCAGATTATCAAGCGGCTCATCGAGTGCCTTCATCTGCCGAACCCGGTCGAAGCGTTCGAAGCGATCGAGGAACGCGAGCGTATCGCGCCGACTCTCCTGCAATCCGGTGTGGCCATCCCTCACGCCAGGCTCGCCGGCCTGAAAGAGGTTAAAGCTGCTGTTGGAATCTCATCCGAAGGTCCTGTCCGCGCGTGGATTCTCTTTTTCGGGCCTGCGGAGAATCCCAAGGCCCACTTGGCCTTTCTTGCCCAGGTGGCCGCCTTCTTCCAGAAGACGGACCGAATCAATGACCTGCAGAAGCTCCGATCTGCCAAGAAAATTCATCATTATCTCCTCGCGCGCGATTGAAGGTTACTCGCTAAAATAGGTACAATTCGTCACGTCCCGGTACGCCGGGATCAAGGGGGGACCAGACTTCAATAGTCATCGTTCCTCTTTTTTTGTTTTTTCGATATGTTTTAACCCTAAAATTTTCAAAAGAGGGGCATTTATGCGCCAAATGAATCGCGGATGGAAAATCGCAGGGTCTTTAATGGTCGTAGGGATGCTGGCCACTGTTGCTCTGGCGGAAACAAAGGAAACAACGGAGTCAACGGCTGCTAAAACACGCGACGGGGAAGCCGTGCAGATTGAGGCGGTCGACATCCCGACAGCTGATATTCTGGATCCCATGACCTTTGCGACGGCCTTCCGCTTCTACAGCGAGGGCGGGATTATGTCGCGCCTGGTGTTGGGGCCGTTTAAGCGTCTCAATCTCGGAGTTTTCTTTGACGCTCAGCGGGTGATTGGCGGGGATGACCCCCACATGGTCACGCCGGACATCTTCGTGAAGATCCGTTTTTTTGACGGCACGGACATTATCCCCGCGCTGGCTCTGGGATATGAAAACCAGGGGTACCTTTATCAGGAATCGACGACAGATTTTCTTCAGGATGAAAGAGGGTTGTACCTGGTGGGCAGCCATGAGATCTTTCTGCCGGACTTTGAGCTGCATGCCGGCATGAACATCCCGAAAGTGGACGACGCGGAGCTTTTCGGTTTTTTCGGCGCCACCTGGAAGATCGTTCCGTCGTTCGCGCTCCTGGCCGAGTACGACAATATTCGTAAAGCGCCAAGCAGCCGCGTCAATCTGGGGGGCCGGTTCTGGATCAACGCGGCCTTCAATGTCGATGTTGCTGCGCGGAATGTCGGCCGGGGAGACGACCGCGGAGCTGAACGGATTGTCCGGCTCAATTACACACATAAATTCCCCTTTTGACGTCACCATGGCGAAAGAGGGTCATAACTCGTCATCCCCGGCAATCACTGGCCGGGGATCTATGGATGAGATTCCCCGCCAGTAACCGCGGGGAATGACGATAGGGAGAATAATGGCGCCTGAGATCGTTGATTTAGAGTTTGAGAAACCTATTTCAGAGCTCGAAAAGAAAATCGAGGAGCTGAAATCCTGCGCCGCGTCCGAGCATCTCGACTTCACAGAGGAAATCAAGGTTCTCGAACAAAAAAGCGAAGAGCTCAAACGCCAGATTTACGGCAAACTCACCCCCTGGCAGCGCGTTTCCATCGCCCGCCATCCCCAGCGTCCCTACACACTCGACTATATACGCCTTCTCTGTACGGATTTCATTGAACTGCATGGCGACAGGACCTTTGCCGAGGATGAAGCGCTTGTGGGAGGGTTGGCACGCTTCGAAGGCCAGCCGGTGGTTGTCATGGGACATCAGAAAGGCCGTACCGTTCAGGAATCCATGCGCCGCAACTTCGGAATGCCGCATCCGGAGGGGTACCGCAAAGCGCTGCGCCTGATGAAATTGGCCGAGAAATTCAAACGGCCGGTTTTAGCTTTTATCGACACGTCAGGCGCTTACCCCGGTATCGGAGCGGAAGAACGGGGACAGGCGCGGGCCATTGCGATTAATCTCAAGGAGATGGCGGCGCTTCGAACCCCCCTGATCTGTACCGTGATCGGTGAAGGCGGGTCCGGCGGAGCCCTGGCGATCGGGATGGGCAACCGGCTTTTGATGTGCGAGAACGCCTGGTATTCGGTCATTTCGCCGGAAGGGTGCGCGGCCATTTTGTTCCGGGACGCAACCCGCGCGCAGGAAGCCGCGGCCGCGCTGAAACTCACGGCTCCCGAGCTTAAAGAACTTGGGATCGTCGATGAAATCGTGCCGGAGCCGCAGGGTGGCGCGCATCGCGATCCGGCCGCGACCGCCGAAACGCTGCGCGGGATTCTCAGCCGCCATTTAAAGGAGTTGCAGGCGCTTTCACCCGATCAGCTGTTGGAAAACCGTTATCAGAAATTTCGCTCTCTGGGAACCTGGCGTGAAGGGGAAATGGAAGCTGTGGCGCATCGACGAGCCCCTCGCAAGCAGCGCCTCACCGCCGGCTAAAATTTAAAAAATCATAGGAGGACGTTTCATGGCTACAGATGTGTCAAAACGTGTTGCGATTCTAACCGGGGGTGGAGACTGCCCCGGCCTTAACCCGGCGATCCGCGGGTGTGTGATGAGGGGCCTGGATTATGGTTTCGAGTTTATCGGTCTTACGGAAGGCTGGCGGGGTCTTGTCGAAGGCAAAACCCAGCCGCTGGGCCTGGCCGATGTGAAAGAGATCGTTGGAAAAGGTGGGACGATCCTCGGGACGTCCCGCACCAATCCTTTTAAAAAAGAAGGGGCTGTCGAGAAGTGCCTGGAGACATTCAAGAAGCTTCGCCTGGATGCGTTGATCGCTTTAGGCGGAGAAGATACGCTGGGGGTGGCCGCGAAGTTTTATAAGCTGCACAAGCTCCCGATGATCGGCGTTCCCAAGACCATGGATAACGATCTTTCGGCAACGGACTACACCTTCGGGTTCGATACAGCCACCACCATCGCGATGGATGCGGTGGAGCGGCTCCGCGATACCGGCCGCAGCCATCCCCGCAACACGGTGCTGGAAGTGATGGGCCGCCACGCCGGATGGGTGGCGCTTTTTACGGCCATCGCCTCGGCAGCGGACTGGGTTCTCCTGCCGGAGCGTCCGGCGGACGTAAAAGCCATGTGCGCGCACCTGAAGCAAGTGCATGCGCGCGACAAAGTCGCCATTGTGGTCACTTCCGAGGCGGTTGATCTGCCCGGCATGAGCACGGAGGGCGAACAACTGGACCAGTTCGGCCATATGCTGTTGAAGAATCGCGCCTTGGGCGAAAAAGTAGCCGAGATCATTGAAAAAGAAACCGGCATTGAAACCCGTTCCGCTGTGATCGGTCATGTCCAGCGCGGCGGCGGCCCGACGCTCTTTGACCGTATCCTCGGGACCCGTGTGGGGGTCAAGGCGGCGGAGCTCGTGAACGAGGGTCACTTCGGCCAGATGGTGGCGTTGCGCGGCAATGAGGTGGTGGGGGTTTCTCTGGAAGAAGCCACGGCTCAGTTGAAAATCGTTCCGCAGGAGTGGCTCAAACTCGTAGACGTATTCTTTAAGTAGGCCAGAGGCCCGGGTCGGTCAGCCGACGATTCGAAGAGGATTAATCCGATGGAAATTGTCGATGTCCTGAAAGCCACTGTGCAAAAAGGCGGATCCGACCTGCATTGGGTCATCGGCCAGCCCCCGATGATCCGGCTCGACGGCGAGCTGCGGCCCATGACGGAATTCCCGGTGCTCACAGCTGAAGAATCCAAACGCCTGATCTACGGCTTTCTTTCGGACGAGCACCGGACGCGTTTCGAGCAGGATTGGGAGCTGGACTTTTCGGTGGCGGTGGAAGGAATCTCCCGTTTCCGCACCAATGTGCTCCTTCAGAAAAACGGCATTGAAGCGGTGATGCGAGTCATTCCCGTCCACATTCCGACGCCGGAGGAGCTTCAGCTGCCGCCGGTCGTCACGGATCTGGCGAATCTGCCGCGCGGCCTGGTGCTCGTCACAGGGCCTACTGGTTCCGGTAAATCCACGACGCTCGCCTGCCTGATCAATCTCATTAATCAGAAGCAGCGAAAACACATCTTAACGATTGAGGACCCGATCGAGTTCGTTTATGTCAACACAAACTCGGTGGTGCGCCAGCGGGAGATCGGCCAGCAATGCCACAGCTTCGGCGAAGCGCTTCGCCATGCGCTCCGCCAGGATCCGGATGTCGTGATGATCGGCGAAATGCGGGATCTCGAAACGATCAGCGCGGCGCTGACCATGGCGGAAACGGGTCATCTCGTTTTCGCGACGCTGCATACCACAGACGCGGCGCAGACGGTGGACCGCATCATCGATGTGTTCCCGGCGCACCAGCAGCAGCAGGTGCGCGCCCAGCTTTCCAGCGTTTTGAAGGGGGTTGTCTGCCAGACGCTGCTGCCTCGCGTGGAAGGCAAAGGCCGGGTGGCGGCCCGCGAAGTGATGATCGTGACCCCGGCGATTGCCAATAATATCCGGGAGGGGAAGACACATCAGATTTATGGCGCCATCGACACCGGGTCCCGGGTCGGCATGGTCAGCCTGGACCGGGCGTTGGCGGACCTGGTCAAAAAAGGATTGATCTCGATCGAGGATGCGCTGAGCAAAGCGAACCGTCCTGAACTCATCCGTCCAACCGGTTCATCCGCTGGCGCTTAACGATATGGCCGCGTCCGTACGAGAGTCTCTTAAATCAATTGAGCTTCTGTCCCAATTGCCGGATTCCGTCCTGGGTCCGTTAGCGGATCTATCGGCGATCCGTCCGGTGCGCGCCGGTGAAACGATTTTCTGCCAGAACGAACCCTCTCCTTATTGTTTTGGAATCCTTTCAGGCGAAGTCCTGATTCAACGGGTATCCAAGGACCCGCGTTTCCCTTCCAAAGTGCTTGGAGTCCTGGGGCCGGGGGATCTTTTCGGCGAATCGGCGCTTCTTGAAAATTGCCCTCGCGCGGCCATGGCCACCGCCAATAAGGATGGAGAACTTCTGGCCATTCAGGGGAATAAATTTCGCGAATGGCTGGTCCAGGAACCGGCTTTGGGTGTTCCCGTATTAATCAATCTGCTGGACCGTTCGCTCAGCCGGCTGCAACTTACAAGCCATGAACTGTCTATTGTTTACGGCGTGGGCCGGTTGCTCTCCGGGCCGCAGCCTTTTCAGGATCGCTTGGCGGCCGGTCTGGAATTCGTCAAAAGTTCGATCGATGGGCTCGATGATCTCTATTGTTTTGAACGAAGCGCGTATTGGGAGGAATTCGGCTGCCTCTATCCAACCACTGAACCGGATCGTCTCCCGGCGATCCCGCTGGCCTCCGCGCTGGCGGCGAAGGCCCAGGGACAATCCAGCGCGTTTGTACTGGACGAGCCGGATCAATGGCAGGCCGCTTCGGCGGCCCTTGTTCCGCTGATGAATGCGGATCGCCCCGATCAACCCCTTCAGGGATTTCTCGTGATGACCAGCCGTCAGCAGCCCCGGTTCTTTTCGCGTAATATGCTCCTGATGCTTTCGGCCATGGCCAATCCGTTAGCCGAAGCGCTGGCGCGCCAGAGCCGCCAGGAGGAAGCCTCGGCGCAGTCTCGCCTGGATCAATCCCGCCGGTCCTTTAACCTGTAATACGTATGGGTAGTCAGCCGGTTCGAATTCTCCGGTTACCCTCACCCCCGCCCTCCCCCTCAGCAGGGGGAGGGAGCGCCAGATTTTCTGGAAACATCATTTCCCTCTCCCTGTTGAGGGAGAGGGCCTGCCGACAGGCAGGGGTGAGGGCCACGCTAAGATGATGACTCGTACTTTAGGCCGTACTGGTATTTCCGTTTCCGAAATCGGTTTCGGCGCATGGGGCATCGGTAAAACGTGGTGGGGACCAGCTTCCGCAACGGATGACCAGGAATCTCTCACCGCGCTCCGCCGGGCTCTGGAGCTCGGCATTACTTTTTTCGATACGGCTTATGTTTATGGGGATGGCCACAGCGAAACGCTGATCAGCCGCGCGCTCCCGAAAAAAGGTCCCTGTCCTTTTGTCGCTACAAAGTGTCCACCGAAAAACCACGAGTGGCCTGCCGGATCCACGACTCCTTTAAAAGATGCTTTTCCCGCGGATTGGATCATTCAGTGTACAGAGCGGAGCCTCCGGAAGCTTAAGGTTGAGACGCTTGATCTTCAGCAATTTCATGTGTGGACCGATGCCTGGTGCGATGAGCCGGAGTGGCGTGAGGCGGTCGAGCGGTTGAAGCGGGAAGGCAAAATCCGTTTCTTCGGAGTTTCGATTAACGACTGCCAGCCGGAAAGCGCGCTGCGTCTGGTGGCTTCGGGCGCGGTCGATACCGTCCAGGTGATTTACAACATTTTCGAACAAGAGCCTTCCAGGGATTTATTCCCGTTGTGTCAGAAAATGAACGTGGGGGTTATCGTGCGCGTTCCATTTGACGAAGGAAGCCTCACGGGGATGCTTGCGCTTGAAACGCGTTTTGATCCGGAAGATTTTCGTTCGAGGTACTTTGGAGGGGAGAAACTCCAGGAAACCATTCGGCGCGTGGAGGCATTGAAGCCTTTTCTCGGCTCC contains these protein-coding regions:
- a CDS encoding cyclic nucleotide-binding domain-containing protein, with translation MAASVRESLKSIELLSQLPDSVLGPLADLSAIRPVRAGETIFCQNEPSPYCFGILSGEVLIQRVSKDPRFPSKVLGVLGPGDLFGESALLENCPRAAMATANKDGELLAIQGNKFREWLVQEPALGVPVLINLLDRSLSRLQLTSHELSIVYGVGRLLSGPQPFQDRLAAGLEFVKSSIDGLDDLYCFERSAYWEEFGCLYPTTEPDRLPAIPLASALAAKAQGQSSAFVLDEPDQWQAASAALVPLMNADRPDQPLQGFLVMTSRQQPRFFSRNMLLMLSAMANPLAEALARQSRQEEASAQSRLDQSRRSFNL
- a CDS encoding aldo/keto reductase, with the protein product MMTRTLGRTGISVSEIGFGAWGIGKTWWGPASATDDQESLTALRRALELGITFFDTAYVYGDGHSETLISRALPKKGPCPFVATKCPPKNHEWPAGSTTPLKDAFPADWIIQCTERSLRKLKVETLDLQQFHVWTDAWCDEPEWREAVERLKREGKIRFFGVSINDCQPESALRLVASGAVDTVQVIYNIFEQEPSRDLFPLCQKMNVGVIVRVPFDEGSLTGMLALETRFDPEDFRSRYFGGEKLQETIRRVEALKPFLGSSAPALPPLALKFTLSHPAVSVVIPGMRRLRHVEENVRVSDGIPLPAVVMKELTAHAWHRDFYR